A stretch of the Microcoleus sp. FACHB-672 genome encodes the following:
- a CDS encoding DUF4351 domain-containing protein, protein MLLILRQIARRLGGVDSQMQERIQRLSIPQLEELGEALLDFSEASDLVAWLEAHQS, encoded by the coding sequence TTGCTGTTAATTTTACGCCAGATCGCCCGCCGGCTGGGTGGAGTTGATTCACAGATGCAAGAACGCATTCAGCGTTTATCCATCCCTCAGCTCGAGGAATTAGGTGAAGCGCTGTTGGATTTCTCCGAGGCTAGTGATTTAGTCGCTTGGTTAGAAGCCCATCAGTCATAA